From Demequina capsici, one genomic window encodes:
- a CDS encoding methyl-accepting chemotaxis protein — translation MNTDVHPGRGPRFTLAAQIFAAVGAVIVALAVVGTMSVSTLRSIDSENMALVASQASMAKAVKDLENSLWEARATEYNLNGAPDSKIDGLVADLQRHQTRFETQLDAFVADYQATFGEDVYGLDLIHSTWDGYKAAVLSVWVPTAGVDPATAATIHGYDVTMTSLVEEFDYAIDTRIAASTQATQSHADFVILLITVLLAVGIAVGVAVGWWTTRRISRSAAIVRRSLEALAEGDLTADAVVRSNDEMGDMALALGSAQGALRETMAEVIASAQTVAAAAEELSASNAQVAAGSQETSAQAGVVASAAEEVNRSVQAVASGAEQMGASIKEISHNANEAARVAAAATNVAEATNEQVAKLGVSSQEIGNVIKVITGIAEQTNLLALNATIEAARAGEAGKGFAVVASEVKDLAQETQKATEEVARRVLAIQEDTGGAVEAIEQISEIVKQINDFQMTIASAVEEQTATTNEMSRGVAEAAHGSGDIAGNISSVAQASADAAQVLDQIGASVNELAELSATLRAKVEYFTY, via the coding sequence ATGAACACGGATGTTCACCCGGGACGCGGCCCACGCTTCACCCTTGCCGCTCAGATCTTCGCCGCGGTAGGCGCCGTCATCGTCGCGCTCGCGGTGGTCGGCACCATGTCGGTCTCGACGCTGCGCAGCATCGACTCCGAGAACATGGCGCTGGTCGCGTCGCAGGCCAGCATGGCCAAGGCGGTGAAGGACCTCGAGAACTCCCTGTGGGAGGCGCGCGCCACCGAGTACAACCTCAACGGGGCCCCTGACTCGAAGATCGACGGCCTGGTGGCCGACCTGCAGCGGCATCAGACCCGCTTCGAGACGCAGCTCGACGCGTTCGTCGCCGACTACCAGGCGACCTTCGGCGAGGACGTGTACGGGCTCGACCTCATCCACAGCACGTGGGACGGCTACAAGGCTGCCGTGCTGTCCGTCTGGGTGCCGACCGCAGGCGTCGACCCCGCCACCGCGGCGACCATCCACGGCTACGACGTGACCATGACCTCGCTCGTCGAGGAGTTCGACTACGCGATCGACACGCGCATCGCGGCCTCCACCCAGGCGACGCAGAGCCACGCCGACTTCGTGATCCTGCTCATCACCGTGCTGCTCGCGGTCGGCATCGCAGTGGGTGTCGCGGTCGGCTGGTGGACCACGCGCCGCATCTCGCGCTCCGCGGCGATCGTGAGGCGCTCGCTCGAGGCGCTCGCCGAGGGTGACCTGACGGCCGACGCGGTCGTGCGCAGCAACGATGAGATGGGCGACATGGCCCTGGCCCTGGGATCAGCGCAGGGTGCCCTGCGGGAGACGATGGCGGAGGTCATCGCGTCCGCGCAGACGGTCGCCGCCGCTGCCGAGGAGCTGTCGGCGTCGAACGCGCAGGTGGCTGCGGGCTCTCAGGAGACGTCGGCGCAGGCGGGCGTGGTCGCGTCGGCGGCCGAGGAGGTCAACCGGTCCGTGCAGGCGGTGGCGTCCGGAGCGGAGCAGATGGGCGCGTCGATCAAGGAGATCTCGCACAACGCGAACGAGGCGGCACGCGTGGCCGCCGCGGCCACCAACGTCGCGGAGGCCACGAACGAGCAGGTCGCGAAGCTGGGTGTCTCGAGCCAGGAGATCGGCAACGTGATCAAGGTCATCACCGGCATCGCGGAGCAGACGAACCTGCTGGCGCTGAACGCCACGATCGAGGCCGCACGGGCCGGTGAGGCGGGCAAGGGCTTCGCCGTCGTCGCGTCCGAGGTCAAGGATCTGGCGCAGGAGACGCAGAAGGCGACCGAGGAGGTGGCCCGTCGCGTGCTCGCCATCCAGGAGGACACCGGGGGCGCCGTCGAGGCGATCGAGCAGATCAGCGAGATCGTGAAGCAGATCAACGACTTCCAGATGACGATCGCGTCCGCGGTCGAGGAGCAGACCGCGACCACCAACGAGATGAGCCGCGGGGTGGCCGAGGCCGCGCACGGCTCGGGCGACATCGCCGGCAACATCTCGTCCGTGGCGCAGGCGAGTGCTGATGCGGCTCAGGTGCTGGACCAGATCGGTGCGTCCGTGAACGAGCTCGCGGAGCTGTCCGCGACCCTGCGCGCGAAGGTGGAGTACTTCACGTACTGA
- a CDS encoding threonine aldolase family protein, translating into MTDRTIHFASDNYASVHPEVMAAIAAADGGHEPAYGSDAVTAAFDEAIRVTFGEHAVGFPVFNGTGANVTSLLALSPRWGGGVVASEHAHIHNDEGGAPEKVGGLKILELPAPDGRLLPSQLHRYTGDLGDEHRAQPLVLSLTQSTEVGTVYSVEQITALVDAAHAHGMKVHVDGARIANAAAALGVSLKEACGGADVLSFGGTKNGAMLGEAVVVLNPELAAGLGHDLPYVRKQTMQLGSKMRYVSAQLTALMTSADAAGDPLWLRNARHANRRAAQLREQLEPLADEGFLHFTQSTDANAVFVEMPRAMAEQLRRSYRFYDWKPGRSEDKVEVRLMCAWDTTATACEQFAVAARMASRPDVSWVADVQLPEEG; encoded by the coding sequence ATGACCGACCGTACTATCCACTTCGCGTCCGACAACTACGCCTCGGTGCATCCGGAGGTGATGGCCGCGATCGCGGCGGCCGACGGAGGGCACGAGCCCGCCTACGGGTCCGACGCGGTGACTGCGGCGTTCGACGAGGCGATCCGGGTCACGTTCGGCGAGCACGCCGTCGGCTTCCCCGTGTTCAACGGGACGGGCGCGAATGTCACGTCGCTGCTCGCGCTGAGCCCCCGGTGGGGCGGCGGCGTGGTGGCGTCCGAGCACGCGCACATCCACAACGACGAGGGCGGCGCGCCGGAGAAGGTGGGCGGCCTGAAGATCCTGGAGCTTCCCGCTCCCGACGGAAGGCTGCTGCCGTCGCAGCTGCACCGCTACACGGGCGACCTGGGCGACGAGCACCGTGCGCAGCCGCTCGTGCTGTCGCTCACGCAGAGCACCGAGGTCGGCACCGTGTACTCGGTCGAGCAGATCACCGCGCTCGTCGACGCCGCGCACGCGCACGGCATGAAGGTGCATGTGGACGGCGCGCGCATCGCGAACGCCGCTGCCGCGCTCGGAGTGAGCCTCAAGGAGGCGTGCGGCGGAGCGGACGTGCTGTCGTTCGGCGGGACCAAGAACGGCGCGATGCTGGGCGAGGCGGTCGTCGTCCTCAACCCTGAGCTGGCGGCGGGGCTGGGCCACGACCTGCCGTACGTGCGCAAGCAGACCATGCAGTTGGGATCCAAGATGCGGTACGTCTCCGCGCAGCTGACAGCGCTGATGACGTCGGCGGATGCGGCCGGGGATCCCCTGTGGCTGCGCAACGCACGCCACGCGAACCGCCGTGCCGCACAGCTCCGCGAGCAGCTGGAGCCGCTGGCGGACGAAGGGTTCCTGCACTTCACCCAGTCGACGGACGCGAATGCGGTGTTCGTGGAGATGCCGCGCGCCATGGCGGAGCAGCTTCGCCGCTCGTACCGGTTCTACGACTGGAAGCCCGGCCGTAGCGAGGACAAGGTCGAGGTGCGGCTGATGTGCGCATGGGACACGACGGCTACGGCATGCGAGCAGTTCGCGGTCGCGGCGCGCATGGCGTCGCGGCCGGACGTGTCGTGGGTCGCCGACGTCCAGCTGCCTGAGGAGGGCTGA
- a CDS encoding YchJ family protein: MVACPCGSGRSFADCCRPFVRGELEPPTAEALMRSRYTAYARRDEDYLFRTWHESSRPMTLDVDAVDWRGLNVIGTTGGGPDDVEGTVTFVAHHSTGAISTGSMRETSRFVKQDGRWLYVDGDVD, from the coding sequence ATGGTCGCGTGCCCGTGCGGTTCCGGCAGGTCGTTCGCCGACTGCTGCCGACCGTTCGTGCGCGGCGAGCTGGAGCCGCCCACGGCTGAGGCGCTGATGCGCTCCCGCTACACGGCATACGCGCGCCGTGACGAGGACTATCTGTTCCGCACGTGGCACGAGTCCTCGCGTCCGATGACGCTGGACGTGGACGCGGTGGACTGGCGCGGCCTCAACGTGATCGGCACCACCGGCGGCGGCCCGGACGACGTCGAGGGCACCGTCACATTCGTGGCGCACCACAGCACGGGCGCGATCTCCACGGGGTCGATGCGTGAGACCAGCAGGTTCGTGAAGCAGGACGGCCGCTGGCTCTACGTGGACGGCGACGTCGACTGA
- a CDS encoding inorganic phosphate transporter has product MEHVNEPVLLVIVVVTALAFDFTNGFHDTGNAMATSIATRALRPKQAVLLSATLNMVGAFLSLTVAATIAKGIVDSGAITLEVVLAGLAGGVVWNLATWVLGIPSSSSHALVGGVVGAVLAAVGTSGVLWDGLISKVLLPALIAPIVAILVASVGTALVTRITGNVSPEENSRMFRWGQIGSASLISLAHGTNDAQKSMGIILLALIAAGAVDQSASVPVWVIIACATAMALGTYTGGWRVIRTLGKGLVELESRQGMAADTSSAAVILLSSHFGYSLSTTHVATGSILGTGVGKRGAKVRWNVAGRMFSAWLITVPAAATVGALFYGVDYLVGGTAGSYVVFALLLGCAWLFYALSQRQPVNHDNVNHEWEPSEQVVAEAIEAHEVSMLAQTVPHIPADEAEERS; this is encoded by the coding sequence ATGGAGCACGTGAACGAACCGGTGCTGCTCGTCATCGTCGTAGTCACCGCGCTCGCATTCGACTTCACCAATGGCTTCCACGACACCGGCAACGCCATGGCCACGTCGATCGCGACGCGCGCTCTGCGCCCCAAGCAAGCTGTCCTTCTGTCGGCGACCCTCAACATGGTTGGCGCCTTCCTGTCCCTGACCGTCGCGGCCACGATCGCCAAGGGCATCGTGGACTCCGGCGCCATCACGCTCGAGGTGGTGCTCGCGGGACTCGCGGGCGGCGTGGTGTGGAACCTCGCGACCTGGGTGCTCGGCATCCCCTCGAGCTCCTCGCACGCGCTCGTCGGCGGCGTGGTCGGAGCGGTCCTCGCCGCGGTCGGCACCAGCGGCGTGCTGTGGGACGGCCTCATCTCCAAGGTCCTGCTGCCCGCGCTGATCGCGCCCATCGTCGCGATCCTGGTGGCCTCCGTCGGCACCGCGCTCGTCACCCGCATCACGGGCAACGTGTCCCCCGAGGAAAACAGCCGAATGTTCCGCTGGGGCCAGATCGGCTCCGCCTCGCTCATCTCGCTCGCGCATGGCACCAACGACGCCCAGAAGTCGATGGGCATCATCCTGCTCGCGCTCATCGCGGCCGGAGCCGTCGACCAGAGCGCCTCCGTCCCCGTCTGGGTCATCATCGCCTGCGCCACCGCGATGGCGCTCGGCACGTACACCGGTGGCTGGCGCGTCATCCGCACGCTCGGCAAGGGCCTCGTGGAGCTCGAGTCGCGCCAGGGCATGGCCGCCGACACGTCGTCCGCCGCGGTGATCCTGCTGTCCAGCCACTTCGGCTACTCGCTGTCGACCACGCACGTGGCAACCGGCTCCATCCTCGGCACCGGCGTCGGCAAGCGCGGTGCGAAGGTCCGCTGGAACGTCGCGGGGCGCATGTTCAGCGCCTGGCTCATCACCGTCCCCGCGGCCGCCACCGTCGGCGCGCTGTTCTACGGCGTCGACTACCTGGTGGGAGGCACCGCCGGTTCGTACGTGGTGTTCGCGCTGCTGCTCGGATGCGCGTGGCTCTTCTACGCTCTGTCGCAGCGCCAGCCCGTGAACCACGACAACGTCAACCACGAGTGGGAGCCCAGCGAGCAGGTGGTCGCCGAGGCCATCGAGGCGCACGAGGTGAGCATGCTCGCCCAGACCGTTCCCCACATCCCCGCCGATGAGGCCGAGGAGCGCTCATGA
- a CDS encoding arsenate reductase/protein-tyrosine-phosphatase family protein — protein sequence MIEAMNFSSSLAARAARHAALADPIRLRIVDLLTASDATPGELREQVGITSNLMAHHLRQLEAAGLTTKRRSDADRRRSYVTLAPGSLEDLVPAPRFAARRVAFVCTGNSARSQLAAALWNEAQLNESHRSGTVPVPAASAGTHPADRIAPGAVATANRHGLNLPDVLPRHVGEVLAPDDLIVTVCDSAHEELDGADAIHWSVANPSVDGSDAAFDLAFDVLAERIARLTPTLTPVPEGSPA from the coding sequence ATGATTGAGGCAATGAACTTCTCGTCCTCCCTCGCCGCCCGCGCCGCGCGCCACGCAGCGCTGGCCGACCCCATCCGCCTGCGGATCGTCGACCTGCTCACTGCGAGCGACGCGACCCCAGGCGAGCTGCGCGAGCAGGTGGGCATCACGTCCAACCTCATGGCGCACCACCTGCGGCAGCTCGAGGCCGCAGGCCTCACCACCAAGCGCCGGTCCGATGCCGACCGACGCCGCTCGTACGTGACCCTCGCACCCGGCTCTCTCGAGGACCTGGTCCCCGCTCCACGCTTCGCCGCCCGCCGCGTCGCCTTCGTGTGCACCGGCAACTCTGCGCGCTCCCAGCTGGCCGCGGCCCTGTGGAACGAGGCGCAGCTCAACGAGAGTCACCGGAGCGGCACCGTCCCCGTCCCCGCGGCGTCGGCCGGCACCCACCCCGCCGACCGCATCGCGCCGGGAGCAGTCGCCACCGCGAACCGTCACGGGCTGAACCTGCCCGACGTCCTGCCCCGCCACGTCGGCGAGGTGCTCGCGCCGGACGACCTCATCGTCACCGTCTGCGACTCGGCCCATGAGGAGCTCGACGGCGCGGATGCGATCCACTGGTCCGTCGCCAACCCGTCCGTCGACGGCTCCGATGCCGCCTTCGACCTGGCGTTCGACGTGCTCGCCGAGCGCATCGCCCGCCTCACCCCCACGCTGACCCCCGTCCCGGAAGGAAGCCCCGCATGA
- a CDS encoding arsenate reductase ArsC, whose translation MSEDTATKPSALFLCVHNAGRSQMALGFFKHYAGEGAIAYSGGSGPAEALNPVAVEAMAEKGIDISSERPKRWTDAMVREVDNVISMGCGDTCPYYPGKKYEDWILDDPAGQGIEAVRPIRDEIERRVLALLREFGVEPAGA comes from the coding sequence ATGAGCGAGGACACCGCCACCAAGCCCTCCGCACTGTTCCTGTGCGTCCACAACGCCGGTCGTTCGCAGATGGCGCTCGGATTCTTCAAGCACTACGCGGGCGAGGGCGCGATCGCGTACTCGGGCGGCTCCGGCCCCGCCGAGGCGCTCAACCCCGTCGCCGTCGAGGCGATGGCGGAGAAGGGCATCGACATCTCCTCCGAGCGCCCCAAGCGCTGGACCGACGCCATGGTGCGCGAGGTGGACAACGTGATCTCCATGGGCTGCGGCGACACCTGCCCGTACTACCCCGGCAAGAAGTACGAGGATTGGATCCTCGACGACCCGGCGGGCCAGGGCATCGAGGCCGTGCGCCCCATCCGCGACGAGATCGAGCGACGCGTGCTGGCGCTGCTGCGTGAGTTCGGGGTGGAGCCTGCGGGGGCGTAG
- a CDS encoding RNA-binding S4 domain-containing protein, producing the protein MTDSVRADVWVWAVRLAKTRTQATDACKAGHIRVRGERAKPSTPVRVGDQVVVKGGDRDRIVVVTRLLLKRVGAEPAREAYEDHSPPPVRREHAAAFAVRDRGAGKPTKRERRQLDRLRGRA; encoded by the coding sequence ATGACCGACTCGGTGCGCGCCGACGTGTGGGTGTGGGCTGTCCGGCTCGCCAAGACCCGCACGCAGGCCACCGACGCCTGCAAGGCCGGTCACATCCGGGTGCGCGGCGAGCGTGCCAAGCCGTCCACGCCCGTCCGCGTGGGCGACCAGGTGGTGGTCAAGGGAGGGGACCGGGACCGCATCGTCGTCGTCACCCGGCTGCTGCTCAAACGCGTCGGCGCCGAGCCCGCCCGCGAAGCCTACGAGGACCACAGCCCCCCGCCCGTCAGGCGCGAGCACGCCGCCGCGTTCGCGGTCAGGGACCGTGGCGCGGGCAAGCCCACCAAGCGCGAACGGCGCCAGCTCGACAGGTTGCGCGGCCGCGCCTGA
- a CDS encoding glycogen/starch/alpha-glucan phosphorylase gives MSENTPPLAVPEHSVESFTRAFLRELNYGRGVDLDRASANDKYYALSRAVRHYLTTRWLETLRNQYRDQAKTVAYLSAEFLLGPQLENALLAADLEDIARESLANVGLDIDELQAVEEEPGLGNGGLGRLAACFIDSLATMNVPTVGYGIRYEYGIFKQTFVDGKQVEKPDHWLHLGSPWELPHPEYSVDVHFGGHTEDKPDGSDGARTWIPSWRVTAKPYNYMVPGYRNGRVNTLRLWSARARHDFDLREFNAGEYTEAVRARTFAENISKVLYPEDSTPQGKELRLQQQYFFVAASLHDFIEHVLPRDYDLKNLPDRIIWQLNDTHPVIAVPELMRILVDDKGWDWADAWAVTQKSFAYTCHTLLPEALEVWPVDLMGKLLPRHLEIIYRINEEFLEEVRAAFPGDELRVRRMSIIAEQPGRAVRMAHLATVAGFKVNGVAELHSELLKDKVLNDFAQMWPEKFTNVTNGVTPRRFIRLANPALSELITAAIGDGWITDLEQLRGLEPLADDAEFRHAFREVKGANKRRLAKVLMDRDGIELAGDGMVDAMVKRLHEYKRQSLKLLHIVSLYEGIKSGRIPLESVTPRTFVFGAKAAPGYVRAKETIELINAVGRTINADASLKGRLKVAFPPNYNVTLAEVLIPAADLSEQISLAGKEASGTGNMKFALNGALTIGTDDGANVEIRKLVGDENFFLFGMTEPEASSLESRGYDPGEYYESDPELKAALNLIASGHFTDGERGGAVASIFASLTERDRFMALADFRSYMDTQKKVEAAYLDHESWSRSAILNVARSGYFSSDRSIQDYLDRIWGAKPIDQNA, from the coding sequence GTGAGCGAGAACACTCCGCCGCTGGCGGTACCTGAGCACTCCGTCGAGAGCTTCACGCGGGCATTCCTGCGCGAGCTCAACTACGGGCGAGGCGTCGACCTCGACCGTGCGAGCGCGAACGACAAGTACTACGCGCTCTCCCGAGCCGTCCGCCACTACCTCACCACCCGGTGGCTCGAGACGCTCCGCAACCAGTACCGCGATCAGGCGAAGACCGTCGCCTACCTCTCAGCCGAGTTCCTGCTGGGGCCGCAGCTCGAGAACGCCCTGCTCGCGGCCGACCTCGAGGACATCGCCCGCGAGTCGCTCGCGAACGTGGGCCTCGACATCGACGAGCTTCAGGCCGTCGAGGAGGAGCCCGGGCTCGGAAACGGGGGCCTGGGCCGCCTCGCCGCCTGCTTCATCGACTCGCTCGCCACCATGAACGTGCCGACCGTCGGCTACGGCATCCGCTACGAGTACGGGATCTTCAAGCAGACGTTCGTCGACGGCAAGCAGGTCGAGAAGCCGGACCACTGGCTGCACCTCGGATCCCCGTGGGAGCTGCCGCACCCCGAGTACTCCGTGGACGTCCACTTCGGCGGGCACACCGAGGACAAGCCGGACGGCTCCGACGGAGCGCGCACCTGGATCCCCTCCTGGCGCGTGACCGCCAAGCCGTACAACTACATGGTCCCCGGGTACCGCAACGGCCGCGTCAACACGCTGCGCCTGTGGAGCGCCCGCGCCCGCCACGACTTCGACCTGCGCGAGTTCAACGCCGGCGAGTACACGGAGGCGGTCCGTGCCCGCACCTTCGCGGAGAACATCTCCAAGGTGCTGTACCCCGAGGACTCCACGCCGCAGGGCAAGGAGCTGCGCCTGCAGCAGCAGTACTTCTTCGTCGCCGCGTCGCTGCACGACTTCATCGAGCACGTGCTGCCGCGGGACTACGACCTCAAGAACCTGCCGGACCGCATCATCTGGCAGCTCAACGACACGCACCCCGTGATCGCCGTGCCGGAGCTCATGCGCATCCTCGTGGACGACAAGGGCTGGGACTGGGCCGACGCCTGGGCCGTCACCCAGAAGTCGTTCGCCTACACCTGCCACACGCTCCTGCCCGAGGCCCTCGAGGTGTGGCCCGTGGACCTCATGGGCAAGCTGCTGCCGCGCCACCTGGAGATCATCTACCGCATCAACGAGGAGTTCCTCGAGGAGGTGCGGGCCGCGTTCCCCGGCGACGAGCTGCGGGTGCGCCGCATGTCGATCATCGCCGAGCAGCCCGGGCGCGCGGTGCGCATGGCGCACCTGGCGACCGTCGCGGGCTTCAAGGTGAACGGCGTCGCCGAGCTGCACTCCGAGCTGCTCAAGGACAAGGTGCTGAACGACTTCGCGCAGATGTGGCCGGAGAAGTTCACGAACGTCACCAACGGCGTCACCCCGCGCCGGTTCATCCGGCTGGCCAACCCGGCGCTGTCCGAGCTGATCACCGCGGCGATCGGCGACGGCTGGATCACCGACCTGGAGCAGCTGCGCGGCCTCGAGCCGCTGGCAGACGACGCCGAGTTCCGCCACGCGTTCCGCGAGGTCAAGGGCGCCAACAAGCGCCGGCTCGCCAAGGTGCTCATGGACCGCGACGGGATCGAGCTCGCCGGCGACGGCATGGTCGACGCCATGGTCAAGCGTCTGCACGAGTACAAGCGTCAAAGCCTCAAGCTGCTGCACATCGTGTCGCTGTACGAGGGCATCAAGTCCGGGCGGATCCCGCTCGAGTCGGTCACGCCCCGCACCTTCGTGTTCGGCGCCAAGGCCGCGCCGGGCTACGTGCGCGCCAAGGAGACCATCGAGCTCATCAACGCGGTCGGCCGCACCATCAACGCCGACGCGTCGCTCAAGGGCCGCCTCAAGGTCGCCTTCCCGCCCAACTACAACGTCACCCTGGCGGAGGTGCTGATCCCCGCCGCCGACCTGTCGGAGCAGATCTCCCTGGCAGGCAAGGAGGCGTCGGGCACTGGCAACATGAAGTTCGCCCTCAACGGCGCGCTCACCATCGGCACGGACGACGGCGCCAACGTCGAGATCCGCAAGCTCGTGGGCGACGAGAACTTCTTCCTGTTCGGCATGACCGAGCCCGAGGCGTCGTCCCTGGAGTCCCGCGGCTACGACCCCGGCGAGTACTACGAGTCCGACCCGGAGCTGAAGGCCGCTCTGAACCTCATCGCGTCCGGGCACTTCACCGACGGCGAGCGGGGCGGCGCCGTGGCGTCGATCTTCGCCTCGCTCACCGAACGCGACCGCTTCATGGCGCTGGCCGACTTCCGCTCCTACATGGACACGCAGAAGAAGGTCGAGGCGGCGTACCTGGACCACGAGTCGTGGAGCCGTTCCGCGATCCTCAACGTGGCCCGCAGCGGCTACTTCAGCTCGGACCGGTCGATCCAGGACTACCTGGACCGCATCTGGGGCGCGAAGCCGATCGACCAGAACGCCTGA
- a CDS encoding ATP-binding protein → MNRMVGTDQEYQPRILDDILVRRLRSAGAVLLEGPKASGKTFTAARFTASQTYLDTDLKALEAVRIDPSIVLNGEAPQLVDEWQLEATSVWNHVRSEVNRRGAPGQFVLTGSAVPADDARRHTGAGRFARLTMRTMSLYESDHSSGAMSLASLLNGERPTSGATLSVDAVAALIVRGGWPLNLHLPLDAAAQANADYLLNIAEVDVSRLDGVRRSPAIVARLLQALARNVAMEQKAARLAAQVEGEGGTVARSTVHTYLEALERLMVVETQPAWSTHLRSRSTLRTAARTHFVDPSLAAAALGAGPERLLSDPNYLGLLFESLVVRDLRVYGSPLDATIHHYRDSDGLEVDTIVQLRDGRWAAFEVKLGGEKAVEDAAANLLRFSSKVDTSKMGDPAALGVITASGYGYTRPDGVVVLPIGALGP, encoded by the coding sequence ATGAATCGCATGGTGGGGACCGACCAGGAGTACCAACCTCGGATCCTTGACGACATACTTGTTCGGCGCCTGAGGTCGGCTGGCGCCGTGCTGCTCGAAGGACCCAAGGCAAGCGGAAAGACCTTCACCGCCGCACGCTTCACAGCGAGCCAGACCTACCTCGATACCGACCTCAAGGCTCTCGAGGCCGTCCGCATCGACCCTTCGATCGTGCTCAACGGCGAAGCCCCGCAGCTCGTGGATGAGTGGCAACTCGAGGCCACAAGTGTCTGGAACCACGTTCGGAGCGAGGTCAACCGTCGGGGAGCCCCTGGGCAGTTCGTGCTCACGGGCTCGGCAGTGCCCGCAGACGACGCACGACGGCACACCGGCGCCGGTCGTTTCGCGCGGCTCACGATGCGCACCATGAGCCTCTACGAAAGCGACCATTCGTCGGGAGCCATGTCGCTCGCGTCTCTGTTGAACGGCGAGCGCCCGACTTCCGGTGCCACGCTGTCCGTCGATGCGGTCGCCGCCCTGATCGTGCGTGGAGGCTGGCCCCTCAACCTCCACCTTCCGCTCGACGCGGCAGCGCAGGCGAATGCCGACTACCTGCTCAACATCGCGGAGGTCGATGTCTCGCGCCTCGACGGCGTGCGTCGAAGCCCCGCGATCGTCGCGCGACTCCTGCAGGCGCTCGCGCGCAACGTGGCGATGGAGCAGAAGGCTGCGCGCCTCGCTGCACAGGTGGAGGGAGAGGGAGGCACTGTCGCGAGGAGCACCGTCCACACCTACCTCGAAGCCCTGGAGAGGCTCATGGTCGTTGAGACTCAGCCCGCATGGAGCACGCACCTTCGCTCCCGGTCCACGCTTCGCACCGCTGCGCGGACCCACTTCGTCGACCCTTCGCTCGCGGCCGCCGCGCTCGGCGCGGGACCCGAGCGACTGCTCTCGGACCCCAACTATCTGGGCCTGCTCTTCGAGTCGCTCGTCGTCAGGGATCTGCGCGTGTACGGCTCACCACTCGACGCGACGATCCATCACTATCGCGACAGCGACGGTCTGGAGGTCGACACGATCGTTCAGTTGCGCGATGGCAGATGGGCGGCGTTCGAGGTCAAGCTCGGCGGCGAGAAGGCCGTCGAGGACGCGGCTGCCAACCTGCTGCGGTTCTCGTCCAAGGTCGACACCAGCAAGATGGGCGACCCTGCCGCGCTCGGGGTGATCACAGCCAGCGGGTACGGCTACACGAGGCCCGATGGCGTCGTCGTCCTCCCCATCGGCGCCCTCGGGCCGTAG